The following proteins are co-located in the Naumovozyma dairenensis CBS 421 chromosome 9, complete genome genome:
- the ATG15 gene encoding triglyceride lipase ATG15 (similar to Saccharomyces cerevisiae ATG15 (YCR068W); ancestral locus Anc_6.335), with product MSLKRYNTPPARNLKRRHSYTIRGIKILRSATTLIIFGSLIVVVTFAYILLSRPAIYSKHKITSPLLKGPSNTSNANDIHADDQRSRTFQHKFKLKHIHRHGVTPLTSQTHQRLDVNDEFLFQANKLYQETTESKIQTNDASLLYEQEDMLWTTNENYSTNSPFSFEFNIKSKQITLQRLTDRTPKFIESYLDFAYKSPQLASTIELDWNNDDQVIAPDVTDKETIISLALMSSNAYVQIPQTGDWRNVSSPWNGSESQDFGWDGNGIRGHVFVNELDNIVVISVKGTSAQGLPGSGIDETTVNDKINDNLLFSCCCARVSYLWTTVCDCYVKSYTCDESCLEKELRRKDRYYNAVIDIYKDVLNQYPNAEIWVTGHSLGGALAALIGRTFGLPAVAFEAPGEYLAAKRLHLPFPPGLPAYLEGVWHFGHTADPIFMGTCNGASSSCSLVGYAMETSCHTGRVCVYDVVNDKGWRVNMLNHRIHKVIDEILTDYDQPAKCLAP from the coding sequence atgtcATTAAAACGATATAATACCCCTCCTGCAAGAAATTTAAAACGTCGCCATTCATATACTATCAGAGGCATTAAGATCCTCCGATCCGCCACTACTTTAATCATATTTGGTTCTCTGATAGTGGTAGTTACATTTgcatatattttattatcaagacCAGCGATATACTCCAAGCATAAAATAACGTCACCACTACTCAAGGGACCTTCTAATACGTCAAATGCTAATGATATTCATGCTGATGACCAACGGTCACGCACCTTTCAGCATAAATTCAAACTAAAGCATATACATAGACATGGTGTAACACCTTTAACCTCACAGACTCATCAACGCTTAGACGTCAACGACGAATTCTTATTCCAAGCTAACAAATTGTACCAAGAAACAACAGAGTCCAAAATACAGACCAACGATGCTTCCCTATTATACGAGCAAGAGGACATGTTATGGACAACAAACGAGAATTACTCTACCAACTCACCTTTCTCATTTGAGTTTAACataaaatcaaaacaaatAACTCTACAAAGGTTGACAGATAGGACTCCgaaattcattgaatcaTACCTGGATTTCGCTTATAAATCCCCGCAATTGGCATCCACCATCGAACTAGATTGGAATAACGATGATCAAGTGATCGCACCCGATGTGACGGACAAGGAGACTATCATATCTCTGGCTCTAATGTCATCAAATGCATACGTACAAATTCCACAAACAGGTGATTGGAGAAATGTATCTTCACCATGGAATGGATCTGAATCACAGGATTTCGGGTGGGATGGTAATGGAATAAGAGGTCATGTTtttgttaatgaattagataataTTGTGGTGATCTCGGTGAAGGGGACCAGCGCTCAAGGTTTACCCGGATCAGGCATTGATGAAACTACTGTCAATGATAAGATTAATGATAaccttttattttcatgTTGTTGTGCAAGAGTTAGTTATTTGTGGACTACTGTGTGCGATTGTTATGTGAAATCTTACACGTGTGATGAATCATGTCTTGAGAAGGAATTAAGACGGAAAGATCGTTATTATAATGCTGTCATAGATATTTATAAAGATGTTTTGAACCAATATCCTAATGCAGAGATTTGGGTGACTGGTCATTCTCTTGGAGGTGCACTTGCGGCTCTTATTGGAAGAACATTCGGTCTCCCTGCAGTAGCATTTGAAGCTCCAGGTGAATATTTAGCTGCAAAAAGATTACATCTACCCTTCCCTCCCGGATTACCTGCATATTTAGAGGGTGTTTGGCATTTTGGACATACAGCTGACCCCATTTTCATGGGTACATGTAATGGAGCAAGTTCAAGTTGTTCACTTGTTGGTTATGCTATGGAAACATCATGTCATACGGGGAGAGTTTGTGTGTATGATGTGGTTAATGATAAAGGTTGGAGGGTTAATATGTTAAACCATAGAATACATAAAgttattgatgaaatacTTACTGATTACGATCAACCAGCGAAATGTTTGGCTCCATAA
- the SED4 gene encoding GTPase-activating protein SED4 (similar to Saccharomyces cerevisiae SED4 (YCR067C) and SEC12 (YNR026C); ancestral locus Anc_6.333), translating to MKFKSSRYNVGYPICGAKFLNNSLLLVAGGHYETDKITILQIDFTKKKIVKRFREITLEPTDNAPTTLDSQQNLVLMGCNENSQKIQSGLGNHHIRKFIFENEHLRYVASVDFDRSNDPSQATKFITIAPDMSIAIIASSNIPTVLKVIDPNMLIERFEIETGREVKDVGFSPDSKLVGYITESTLEVFSTLTGRFVSRKTDFNQTWTLSNVKFLNDNAIIIVGSLKNSKGIVLTKISLKDDTASIDETKKISNSISSVTSMDIAPTGNLIGLSTNDNSLILLRLNGFKILHIFKQLHEQPITKVSFTPDSRHVATVSSDCKTTVVELPPNLGKLSSFFSKLKKLFLNLIMVVLLAYLAQLIYKHNLHQKTYDYILEKYVAQRDSSAYFNINDGVETSIIQGDIVSVRSVTHPLDTENTIINTSAFDTSTESSPIWLTLTTETTETVPTFISPTTIPSSKKERIGKPISATTTKETQNNIEKLKRMMNDESSVESPLTVASDMLRMSIAPVSINIENTENKQETELATTDTFIETTTTTTTPLAAATTFSQKNVISTTSTAAAFTVLDTITASHSSASITAPSSSIIATDSSSTTTSEFSSSPKHLTYSTPTFLSSNSSDAFCTSTQTYLSSSITPSESIESSSTNLTKKTEMLVNSTSILEDLTTEVTILLESVQSPETTLSSSTPSEHASVLTSPISNTSIIADIDSVTSNTSTPLPISCTSSSSIETATSVDVPVSSTLSSSTDTVTSPILSFEILESPKETVISSTLSSEVLQSSIKSANVSSSITSSATILSSESSQAINTTSFMRFTDETLDAPIPIITSTSLTTIKTANVIKASISSEADVFPTAGSYTETAVSNYVATSFEEPLTNTFTEQKIRTTTANLQETVVLRTIWIDGSWYMYEEATSVTIEHPTKTETFELQDVPTPFNESTLNSTVADMVSSLNSIAEETVPSPASLSTTESSTSTETVVSTTPVTNVTQMGTPLSTNVSYTDDAEKVNTPVGQEITSIDEMPSVSCIESMTTTSSPLSDETISDNPSTLIQEKLSSSDKISIVTEITEKPTPILEEISETRIDEATSGSVTDTIAHDEL from the coding sequence atgaaatttaAGTCATCACGTTATAACGTCGGGTATCCGATCTGTGGTGCCAAATTCTTGAACAATTCCCTATTATTAGTAGCAGGTGGCCACTATGAAACAGATAAGATCACAATATTACAAATTGATTttacaaagaagaaaatcgTGAAAAGATTTAGAGAAATCACTTTGGAACCAACAGATAATGCCCCCACCACATTAGATTCTCAACAAAACTTGGTCCTTATGGGTTGTAATGAAAACTCTCAAAAGATTCAATCCGGGCTTGGAAACCATCACATTagaaaattcatttttgaaaatgagCATTTAAGATATGTGGCGAGTGTGGATTTTGATAGATCTAATGATCCATCACAAGCTACAAAATTCATAACAATTGCTCCTGATATGTCAATTGCAATTATCGCATCTTCCAATATTCCTACAGTATTGAAAGTCATTGATCCAAACATGTTAATCgaaagatttgaaattgaaacagGAAGAGAAGTGAAAGATGTAGGGTTTTCTCCGGATAGTAAATTAGTCGGATACATCACTGAATCTACTTTAGAAGTATTCTCTACCTTAACGGGTAGATTTGTTTCAAGGAAAACAGATTTTAACCAAACTTGGACTTTGTCAAACGTAAAATTTCTAAATGATAATGCAATCATTATTGTCGGTTccttgaaaaattcaaaaggAATTGTTTTAACCAAAATCTCTTTGAAAGACGACACCGCGTCAATTGatgaaacaaagaaaatatccAATTCAATAAGCTCAGTGACTTCCATGGATATCGCACCAACGGGCAACTTAATCGGTTTATCAACAAATGataattcattgattttacTTAGATTAAATGGGTTTAAAATCCTTCATATATTTAAGCAATTACATGAACAACCTATAACAAAAGTTTCATTTACACCAGATTCTAGACATGTTGCAACTGTTTCTTCCGATTGTAAAACAACCGTGGTGGAATTACCTCCAAACTTGGGAAAATTAAGTTCATTCTTTagtaaattgaaaaagctTTTCTTAAACTTAATCATGGTTGTATTATTAGCGTATCTTGCGCAATTAATCTACAAACACAATTTACATCAAAAGACTTACGACTATATCCTTGAGAAGTATGTAGCCCAACGTGATAGCTCCGcttatttcaatatcaatgatGGCGTAGAAACGTCTATTATCCAAGGGGATATTGTATCAGTAAGATCTGTTACGCATCCATTGGATACTGAAAataccattattaatacTTCCGCATTTGATACATCAACTGAATCGTCTCCAATATGGTTGACCTTAACAACAGAAACCACCGAAACCGTTCCAACTTTCATATCTCCCACTACTATTCCATCTTCCAAAAAAGAACGAATTGGTAAGCCAATATCGGCTACCACAACAAAGGAAacacaaaataatatagaaaaaCTAAAGAGAATGATGAATGATGAATCATCTGTTGAATCACCTTTGACTGTTGCCAGCGATATGTTACGAATGTCAATCGCCCCAGTTTCcattaatattgaaaatacagaaaataaacaagaaacaGAGCTAGCTACAACTGATACTTTTATAGAAACTACCACTACCACTACAACTCCACTTGCAGCAGCTACTACATTCTCACAAAAAAATGTGATAAGCACTACTTCTACAGCAGCAGCGTTTACTGTATTAGATACTATAACTGCTTCACATTCTTCTGCATCAATAACAGCCCCATCCTCGAGTATTATAGCAACAGATTCCTCAAGTACTACGACATCGGAGTTTTCCAGCTCACCTAAACACCTCACATACTCAACGCCTACTTTTCTATCCTCAAACTCTTCCGATGCATTCTGTACATCAACTCAAACATATCTCTCATCATCTATCACCCCTAGTGAGAGCATAGAATCGTCAAGTACTAActtaacaaaaaaaactgAAATGTTAGTTAATTCCACATCTATACTTGAGGATCTTACTACGGAGGTAACCATTTTGCTCGAATCCGTACAGTCTCCTGAAACAACCCTATCATCATCTACACCATCAGAACATGCGTCTGTCCTTACATCTCCGATTTCAAATACGTCAATTATTGCAGACATTGATTCAGTAACCTCAAATACATCTACTCCTTTACCTATCTCCTGCACGTCATCAAGCTCTATAGAAACGGCCACATCTGTTGATGTACCTGTCTCCTCCACGTTATCAAGTTCTACAGACACCGTCACGTCTCCAATCCTaagttttgaaatattggAATCACCTAAAGAAACCGTCATATCCTCAACTTTAAGTTCCGAAGTATTGCAATCGTCAATAAAATCCGCTAATGTTTCTAGTTCCATCACATCTTCAGCTACAATCCTATCGTCAGAATCTTCTCAAGCAATCAACACTACATCTTTTATGCGGTTCACGGACGAGACGCTGGACGCTCCGATCCCGATTATCACATCCACTTCTTTAACTACCATTAAGACTGCTAATGTCATAAAGgcatcaatatcatcagaGGCAGATGTTTTCCCAACAGCTGGATCCTACACTGAAACAGCAGTCTCCAACTACGTAGCAACCTCATTCGAGGAGCCATTGACCAATACATTCACTGAACAAAAGATCAGAACTACTACTGCTAATCTTCAAGAGACAGTTGTGCTGCGTACGATATGGATTGATGGATCTTGGTACATGTATGAAGAAGCTACATCTGTAACAATAGAACATCCCACAAAAACTGAAACGTTTGAATTGCAAGATGTCCCAACCCCATTCAATGAATCAACCTTAAACAGTACAGTGGCAGATATggtatcatcattaaacTCAATTGCTGAAGAAACAGTTCCCTCCCCTGCATCGCTTTCTACAACAGAATCTTCAACAAGTACTGAAACTGTAGTATCTACAACTCCTGTTACCAATGTCACTCAAATGGGTACTCCCCTATCTACAAATGTTTCATATACAGACGACGCTGAGAAGGTGAATACGCCAGTCGGACAAGAGATTACTTCCATAGATGAGATGCCAAGTGTTAGTTGCATTGAATCCATGACGACTACATCAAGTCCGCTTTCCGATGAAACGATTTCTGACAATCCTAGTACTCtgattcaagaaaaattatcttcaaGTGATAAAATCTCTATTGTAACTGAAATAACAGAAAAACCAACTCCGATacttgaagaaatttcTGAAACTAGAATAGATGAAGCTACATCGGGATCTGTGACAGATACTATAGCTCACGATGAATTATGA
- the RAD18 gene encoding E3 ubiquitin-protein ligase RAD18 (similar to Saccharomyces cerevisiae RAD18 (YCR066W); ancestral locus Anc_6.332) — protein sequence MSKEITDTTDFANTKLPDFAQLDFLLRCHICKDFLKTPVLTPCGHTFCSVCIREYLQSNSKCPLCLLELRESMLRSEFLVNGIVQTYQSLRPSLIDILDSTRSSNDTSIIELGSDSEGDSYVKEPIDITGEYDDDLQIVGASNKRTSLRSKSAIYPSSTPKTMNRIGKSSSSIQSMFKPTTKNKNLKEKQAQCPVCEGFFPIQVLERVHLDECLTLQSLGKKRKGTTSSLNDQTVSNSLRTSRMNANTSKRSQERRLVTPTPPPPLPPAISYAEQYLNSGRGTDSEQRLPKLDFSNMTTTKIKQKLSSLGLSTTGTKQNMIARYNHYEILWNSNFCDSLNPVDESELRRQLISWDAAHNVPASSSNGNNGGGIISKMMVNRNGNSKENHYKKLLADFKNDKFERKTWIRLYKQEFKLLIKEAKEKMIKKDAKKMTAEKEAALTTDLSVVNDLGDNLSDPDLSKELNVQHTPVQESTTEENG from the coding sequence ATGAGCAAAGAAATTACTGATACTACTGATTTTGCTAATACAAAGTTACCAGATTTTGCCCAACTAGATTTCCTCTTAAGATGCCATATTTGTAAAGATTTCTTAAAGACACCAGTATTAACTCCCTGTGGTCATACGTTTTGTTCCGTTTGTATCCGCGAATATTTACAATCTAATAGCAAATGTCCATTATGCTTACTCGAATTAAGAGAATCCATGTTAAGAAGCGAATTTTTAGTGAATGGGATTGTTCAAACTTACCAGTCTTTAAGACCATCGTTAATTGATATACTTGACTCCACAAGATCAAGTAACGACACCTCTATAATAGAATTGGGATCTGATTCTGAAGGGGACTCTTATGTAAAAGAACCAATAGACATAACAGGTGAgtatgatgatgatttacaaATAGTTGGCGCATCAAATAAACGCACATCTTTAAGATCAAAATCAGCCATTTACCCATCTTCGACACCGAAAACGATGAATCGTATTGgaaaatcatcatcaagtATCCAGTCCATGTTCAAACCCACTACCAAGAACAAAAATCTGAAAGAGAAACAAGCACAATGCCCTGTTTGTGAGGGTTTTTTCCCCATCCAAGTCTTAGAAAGAGTACATTTAGACGAATGTTTGACATTACAGTCATTAGGTAAGAAACGTAAGGGAACAACATCATCCTTAAATGACCAAACTGTATCCAACTCATTGCGAACATCACGTATGAACGCAAATACGAGTAAACGATCGCAAGAACGGAGATTAGTAACACCTActccaccaccaccattACCACCAGCAATATCGTATGCTgaacaatatttaaattcaGGAAGAGGTACAGATTCTGAGCAACGATTGCCAAAACTAGATTTTTCCAATATGACAACAACCaaaatcaaacaaaaattaagtTCATTAGGATTATCCACCACAGGAACGaaacaaaatatgattGCACGCTATAACCATTATGAAATTCTTTGGAATAGTAATTTTTGTGATTCTTTAAACCCTGTAGATGAAAGTGAACTGAGGCGCCAATTGATTAGTTGGGATGCTGCTCACAATGTACCGGCTTCATCCAGTAACGGTAATAATGGAGGCGGtataatatcaaaaatgATGGTAAACCGAAATGGAAACAGCAAGGAGAACCACTATAAGAAACTATTGGctgatttcaaaaatgataaatttgaaaggaAGACTTGGATTAGATTGTATAAACAAGAATTTAAACTACTGATAAAGGAAgctaaagaaaaaatgatCAAGAAAGATGCGAAAAAAATGACAGCAGAAAAGGAGGCGGCACTCACCACAGACTTATCTGTTGTTAATGATCTGGGTGATAATTTATCAGATCCTGATCTTTCAAAGGAACTCAACGTGCAACATACACCTGTACAAGAATCTACAACTGAAGAAAACGGATAG
- the HCM1 gene encoding Hcm1p (similar to Saccharomyces cerevisiae HCM1 (YCR065W); ancestral locus Anc_6.331), which produces MNENILPITSVHPWDLSTDHLVDRKRSINEILEPVVSTSELLTPPNSTTRKNIKEKGISKHNNNNSNSNSNITHNNDNSSPIARSKLKRTKSDGSTRSNGNLSLDELLESLKKRITLDQLTSKPPYSYALLIVLAILQSESSRLTLSQIYAWITDYFPFYKLTEASWQNSIRHNLSLNEAFIKTEKSADGKGHFWEVKPESVLKFFKGENGSYEIIREKLKAFQKEYFSQVPALSQINHVATDINMNTDTDNIINNTIEVNKLFKTIEKSTSLLPKINIPVDPSTEVGKKVISCINVENTNTQEKIIYAREDTDPINPIQEPLPIIDTPGIGSNNIANVNESTPVIQSSSHFTNRGSSFDEKVGTPNKSKLKKSDEFSPPYKMQRFHTSLGLLSLPNDVSTNNIGSPTVRESNPFGPVYDSENTSLRPLSNFANLLKSPANSKRYTCSFNSNFELSPKPTLSWEEPTLARRIQISSSPLKMNDYTTPQPQSPHSKHFAEQKASKLESTPETKTAQRTPYRFITTPKDSTFISKKWQTPSHLFEDIYSSPMIKAMGSTPSSFTKTPRGTILKQFSPKNNSSPNAHHNNVATSSFSSNGLFGVDVYSVWKRATQSVILQTDNNSQKITNGNKKVDKKRRRIVLRWKMRSWIFHLMQYEKS; this is translated from the coding sequence atgaatgaaaatattttgcCAATTACTAGTGTTCATCCATGGGATCTTTCGACTGACCATCTCGTGGATAGGAAAAGAAGTATAAATGAAATCTTAGAACCTGTCGTATCTACATCTGAACTCCTCACTCCTCCAAATTCGACAACAAGGAAAAACATAAAAGAAAAGGGAATTTCAAAacacaataataataatagtaatagtaatagtaatattactcataataatgataattcatCACCTATTGCTCgttcaaaattgaaaagaacaaaatcCGATGGTAGTACTCGCTCAAATGGTAATTTATCCCTGGACGAGTTATtagaatcattgaaaaaaagaataacaTTAGATCAATTGACATCGAAACCTCCATATTCATACGCCTTACTTATCGTATTAGCAATTTTGCAATCAGAATCAAGTAGATTGACATTATCTCAAATATATGCATGGATCACAGATTATTTCCCATTCTATAAATTGACTGAGGCAAGTTGGCAAAATTCAATTAGacataatttatcattaaatgaagCATTCATCAAGACTGAAAAATCTGCTGATGGTAAGGGCCACTTCTGGGAAGTGAAACCTGAATCTGTAttaaaattctttaaaggTGAGAATGGCAGTTATGAAATAATAAGAGAAAAGTTGAAAGCTTTccaaaaagaatatttcaGTCAAGTTCCTGCTCTTTCACAAATAAATCATGTCGCAACGgatataaatatgaatacTGATACTGacaatattataaataaCACTATTGAAGTAAACAAACTATTTAAAACTATTGAAAAGTCTACTTCATTATTaccaaaaattaatatacCGGTAGATCCATCAACTGAAGTCGGCAAAAAAGTTATCTCTTGTATAAACGTTGAAAACACAAACACTCAGGAAAAGATAATATACGCAAGAGAAGATACTGATCCCATTAATCCCATTCAAGAACCGTTGCCCATCATCGACACTCCTGGGATAGGCAGTAACAATATTGCAAATGTCAACGAATCAACTCCTGTAATACAATCTTCATCACATTTCACTAACCGAGGATCttcatttgatgaaaaagtAGGTACACctaataaatctaaattgaaaaaaagcGATGAATTCAGCCCACCGTATAAAATGCAAAGATTCCATACATCTTTAGGATTATTATCTCTCCCAAACGATGTATccactaataatattggtTCCCCTACCGTAAGAGAATCAAACCCATTTGGCCCAGTTTATGATTCTGAAAATACATCACTTCGACCACTAAGTAACTTTGCTAATCTATTGAAATCACCCGCTAATTCCAAAAGGTATACATGCTCCTTCAATTCGAACTTTGAATTATCTCCAAAACCGACACTCTCTTGGGAAGAACCTACCTTAGCTAGACGAATTCAAATATCATCTTCTCCCTTAAAAATGAATGATTATACTACACCTCAACCCCAATCTCCTCATTCAAAACACTTCGCTGAACAAAAAGCTTCTAAACTTGAATCAACACCTGAAACTAAAACTGCACAGAGAACTCCATACCGGTTTATAACTACACCAAAAGATTCCACTTTTATCTCTAAGAAATGGCAAACTCCATCAcatttatttgaagatatttaTTCATCACCAATGATTAAAGCTATGGGATCTACCCCATCGTCATTTACCAAGACACCTAGAGGAAcaatattgaaacaattttCACCGAAAAATAATTCCTCTCCAAATGCACACCATAACAACGTTGCAACGTCTAGTTTTTCATCTAATGGATTGTTCGGTGTGGATGTATATTCGGTATGGAAACGTGCTACTCAAAGTGTTATTTTACAAACAGATAATAACTCACAAAAAATAACGAAcggaaataaaaaagtagacaaaaaaagaagaagaatagTACTGAGATGGAAAATGAGAAGCTGGATCTTCCATTTAATGCAGTATGAAAAATCgtga
- the BUD31 gene encoding U2 snRNP complex subunit BUD31 (similar to Saccharomyces cerevisiae BUD31 (YCR063W); ancestral locus Anc_6.330), which yields MPRIRTKRTRPPPEGFAKIEPTLEDFEERLKEINKQKDSKLQTKSNENLWKIMQINHERSRYIYKLFYSRKAISRELYDWLLKEKYADKFLIAKWKKKGYEKLCCLKCIQSDETNSNKTCICRVPRAQLEHDAESKNMSVTFQQCVHCGCRGCASTD from the coding sequence ATGCCTCGTATAAGGACTAAAAGAACAAGGCCACCACCGGAGGGATTTGCCAAAATTGAACCTACGTTGGAAGATTTCGAGGAAAGgttgaaagaaattaataaacaAAAGGATTCCAAATTACAAACAAAATCTAATGAAAATCTTTGGAAGATAATGCAAATCAACCATGAAAGGTcaagatatatttataaactGTTCTATTCTAGAAAGGCTATATCGAGAGAATTGTATGATTGGCTCttgaaggaaaaatatgctgataaatttcttattgctaagtggaagaaaaaaggttatgaaaaattatgttGTTTGAAATGTATTCAATCTGACGAAACTAATAGTAATAAGACTTGTATTTGTAGAGTTCCTAGAGCTCAATTAGAACATGATGCGGAGTCGAAAAATATGTCAGTGACATTTCAACAATGTGTTCACTGTGGTTGTCGTGGATGTGCCAGTACTGATtga
- the TVS1 gene encoding Tvs1p (similar to Saccharomyces cerevisiae YCR061W; ancestral locus Anc_6.329) produces MGMHSISSKVLTSIVHEIATATATIPVPHEQHGHPHGLPILKDPNLTDLERTYWTNYNTTTYFTTCMGKRFALKYHITTLLLIIIITYPACLILENVKSKWYLPCLTLNLITTLSSLLAILIFHISFKGKNDPNWYPNNIYPKLCWILFIWIIVHYISAILMTKWYIKETNNPINYSHFQPNNNYKKNKNKNSRHQEDFPLQDLSHTTNSSENLTGASSSSNTLPSPPELQNSPSFNLDNDNSSSLSFSTSSPSNAKTTRLSNNIMSDLENGPITTTRFPMKQSRLKSIVKIIFYTLNIPLFLYLLTYMGIGFAIGNLFGKGIRVYNLLAHWIKGGVFFLLGILSLSRYMGLGSKYGWAWNKILFFENNDPLPMIFSHGVITMEGMESFLIFFYGITNIFLEHLAGAGGAWTPKDLQHVSIAFIYIGSGLCGLLVEYKLKDWRYKTACDNIIMQDMQDDPNTLGKIVAATPGFSPNPFPTLTIFWTGILMSQHAQISMTSTIIHTQWGYLLSYGSIFRLFTFLILYFNPTKLTSLSYPFTELITSFCLICGGIVFMESTDQVVEAFEYRGLTPMFTFNLSVGVTTLIMAWVMLVSMWQNWLSKEKVSTSHSRLTTVNTSTG; encoded by the coding sequence ATGGGTATGCATTCAATATCATCGAAAGTGCTGACATCAATTGTACATGAGATAGCAACTGCTACTGCAACTATTCCAGTACCACATGAACAACATGGTCACCCACATGGATTACccattttgaaagatcCAAATTTGACAGATTTAGAAAGAACATACTGGACTAATTATAATACAACAACATATTTCACTACATGCATGGGGAAAAGATTTGCATTGAAATATCATATCACAACACTATTactcattatcattatcactTATCCTGCATGCCTCATACTAGAAAACGTAAAATCGAAATGGTATTTACCATGTCTAACTTTGAACCTTATAACAACATTATCCTCTTTATTAGCCATATTAATCTTCCATATATCGTTCAAAGGTAAGAATGATCCCAATTGGTATCCTAATAACATTTATCCCAAATTGTGTTGGATATTGTTCATTTGGATCATCGTTCATTACATATCTGCCATATTAATGACGAAATGGTATATAAAGGAAACGAATAATCCAATTAATTACTCTCATTTCcaaccaaataataactataaaaaaaataaaaataaaaattcaagacATCAAGAAGACTTCCCATTACAAGATCTATCCCATACAACAAATTCTTCAGAGAATCTAACTGGtgcttcatcttcatctaataCTTTGCCATCTCCACCTGAGCTTCAAAACTCACCTTCATTCAATCTCGATAATGATAACTCTTCGTcgttatcattttcaacatCGTCGCCTTCAAACGCTAAAACGACACGCCTATCAAATAACATTATGTcagatttagaaaatggTCCAATAACCACGACAAGGTTCCCAATGAAACAATCAAGATTAAAATCAATAgtaaaaattatattctaTACTCTAAACataccattatttttatatctATTAACCTACATGGGCATAGGATTCGCCATAGGAAACCTATTCGGTAAAGGTATCAGAGTTTATAACTTATTAGCACATTGGATTAAAGGTGGtgttttcttcctcttaggtatattatcattatcaagaTACATGGGATTAGGGTCTAAATATGGTTGGGCATGGAATAAAATCctcttctttgaaaataatgatccGTTACCAATGATATTTTCACATGGAGTAATTACTATGGAAGGAATGGAATCATTccttatattcttttatgGGATAACTAATATCTTTTTGGAACATTTGGCTGGTGCAGGTGGTGCTTGGACCCCTAAGGATCTACAACACGTTTCCATCGCCTTCATATATATCGGATCAGGGTTATGTGGTCTCCTTGTGGAAtataaattaaaagattgGAGGTATAAAACAGCATGcgataatattattatgcaAGATATGCAAGATGATCCCAACACGCTCGGAAAGATAGTGGCAGCAACACCTGGGTTTTCACCAAATCCGTTTCCAACATTGACGATCTTTTGGACGGGTATATTGATGTCTCAACATGCTCAAATATCAATGACTTCCACTATAATTCATACTCAATGGGggtatttattatcatatgGATCTATTTTCAGATTATTCACATTCTTAATCCTTTATTTCAATCCAACCAAATTGACAAGTTTATCGTACCCATTTACAGAATTAATTACCTCATTTTGTTTGATTTGTGGTGGGATAGTATTTATGGAATCAACAGATCAAGTAGTGGAAGCTTTCGAATATAGAGGTTTGACTCCAATGTTTACTTTCAATTTAAGTGTAGGTGTGACCACGTTGATTATGGCTTGGGTTATGCTGGTATCCATGTGGCAAAATTGGTTatccaaagaaaaagtatCAACGTCACATTCAAGATTGACTACGGTCAATACAAGCACTGGCTAG